GGAGGGCTCCACCTGGTACATCAGCGACGGCAGTACCGGCCATCACGGCATTCCTGCTGCTCTGTCTCGTTCCCGGACCACTCAGTACCCCCCCGACCCGGCACTTGAGGAGTGGCACACCCCTGAGACAGACACGGGGGCCGACATCGACTCCACCGTCATCGCCCGCTTGATGGGCCACGACGCCTTCGCCCACCAGGGCCTCGGCAGCTCCGCCCTCATGATCCTCGGCGCACTGCACGCCCGCCCGTCCCAGACCACCGGAGAGCTGATCCGGTCGGCGTCAGTATCCCGGGCCACCGCGTACCGGGCCTTACGCCGCCTGGCCGACCACGGCCTGGTCCACCACCACGGCGAGACCTGGACCCTCGCGCCCCGCGCGCTTGAAGGCTTCGGGACCGCCCCACCGCATGCTGTTACCGACCCGTCCGCCCAGCTCGCACTGGGCTGGGACGCCGTGGCCCAGCAGTACGGCACATTGGGTGTCGCCGCTGGTCGCAGGGCACGGCATGCCGCGGAACGCGCGGCATACCGGGAGCTACTGGACCGGCTCGCGGAGCACCGCAGCAAGGCCGTGGTCATCGTCCGTAATGGCCGCCAGGTCCTTGTGCCCCCACCCCGTCCGGACGAGATCCCGCCCGCCTGGTGCGCCCCGGGCGGACGCGTACTGGACCCGGCCACGGGCCGCCCCGCCCCTGACTGGCGTGTGGCCAGCGACGGCCGGTTGATCCTCCTTACGCCTGCTGACCAGCGCAGTTATGACGAGCTGGCAGCCGCCCATGCCGAAGCCCTCAGCGAATGGGAGACCGCTGCATGACCTCATCACCCCCCGCCACCCCTGAGGCGAACAAGGCGGTGACGCCCGAAACCCTGCGAGAGCAGTACGAGTCCGGTGCGACGGTGCAGGAACTGGTCGCCGCCAGTGGCCTGTCGTACGGCACCGTCCTCAACCGGCTGCGCAGTGCCGGAACCGTGATGCGGACCTCGTGGCAGACCCGCCGAATGCGCCAGGACCCACAGGCACGCAGGCGCCTCGCCGCACAACTCCGCGCCCTGTACGAGCAGCACGGCGCCACGCTCGCCGAGCTGGCCGCGGCGGCATCCGTGACGAAACGCGCCGCCCGGCGCCTGCTCATCGAGGCCGGCGGCACCCCGCGCACGGCGCAGGAAACCCTCCGGATACGCGCCGCAAAGCGGGCGGCCGAGCGGCACCGGCTCGCGGTGTCACTGCGGAAGCGGTACCAGGCCGGCGCCACGGTCCCAGAACTGGCGGCCGACTGCGGCTACTCCGAAGCAACCATCTACCGGCTCCTGCACCAGGCAGGCACCCGGATGCGGCCCCAGCAAAACCACGGACGGCCGCTCGGCGTACGGAGGCGGCCGTGAGCTCCCCCACGCCACGGGCGCCGCCGATCAACTGCCTACTCGCCCGTACATCAGCCAACGAATCTACGACCTGCTGGAGATCAGCCACACATGAACGAGAACACCCGGCCCAAGACCCTAGCGACGGCAACAGCCCGCGCCTGGGACGCCTTCGTCATCGTCGTCGGCATGCTCAAGGGCGGCACCGGCAAGACCACCTCCGCCTGGTTCATCGCCCTCTACCACGCCGTCGTCCTGAACCTGCCGACGCTGCTCCTGGACGCCGACGCCACCAGCCAGTCCGCCTACGACTGGTTCAAGGTCGCCCAGGCCGAAGGCTTCGACATCCCGGAGAACCTGGTGGTCGAGCGATACCCGTTCGACGACATCGCCGAGTACATCCAGGCCAAGCGCGCCGAGTTCGGCGCGATCGTCGTCGACGCCGGCGGCGGCAGCGCCCGCATCTTCCACGAAGCGGTCACCGAGGCGGACCGGCTGATCGTTCCGGTCGCCCCCACCAAGATCGAGCGCCGCAAGCTCGTGGCAACCTTCGACGAAGCCGAACGCGCCGCCGCACGCAACGAGCGCGACGTCACCGCCCACGTCGTCCTCGTCAAAGCCGACGACCGCACCAGCCTGCCCCGCACCGCCAAGGACCAGCTGCTCCACCCCGCCCAGGGTGAGGGCATCGGCCCCGACCGCGAGGAACCGTTCCCGCTCGCCGAGACAGTCATCCACTCCTGGGTGCACTACATGGAGGCCTTCGGCGAGATCCCAACCGAACTGAGCGAGTACGCCCAGCTGATGAAGGAGCTCACCGCATGAGCGAGCGCATGAAACCCCCTGCCCGCCGCACCGGCCGCACCCTTGGCGGATCCAAGAAGGCGACCCCGACGCCCCCTCCCCCGGCAGCCGAACTCACCCCCGAGCGGTACGCCGCCGAACAGATCACCGCCCAGGACGAAGGACATCCCCCGGTGGTCGAGTCACGGCCTCAGCACAACCCTTTCCCCGCTCCCATCGGGGCACCGGCCCCGGACCGGACCGAGGAGGAACAGCCTTCCGCTGAAACGACCGTGAACGCCTCACCCGGCGGCCACATGCAGCAGCCGGCCGCCAACCAGTCGGTGCACCCCGCCGTCACTCCCCAAGCACGGACGGACGTCCCCGGCGAACCGGCGGAACGGCAGCCACCATCGGTGGCCTCGGTCGCCCAGCCTGTCCCGCCTGCAATCCAACACACGCAGTCGGCTGAACCTGCTGCGCACCATGGTCCGCCCTCTGTCACCTCCGCGGCCTTTGATGCCGCTACGGCCACCGAGGTGGCGGTTCGCCCCGCTGCTCCTCCAGCAGCGAGCAGCGCCGCGTTCCCCGTGAGGACCGATGCCCCAGGCGCTCGGCAGGAGCAAGACACACCCTGGCAGACAGCACCCGGCGACAACCCGCCATGGACACAAGGGCCTGGCCGTCCCAGGGACATCCCCCAGACGGCCGTCGTCCTCAACCAGCGCGTGATCACCCGCGACAGCCTCGACTCGGCAGTCCCCGCTGCCCTGAGGCTGAAGAAGCGGATCAAGCGCTTCGCCCTGGACAACGAACTCGACCACCTGCCGATCGGCGACATCGTCGCGGTCGCACTGGACGAGTGGCTCACCACCCGCGGCTTCTGACCTCCGCAACCAGGGGTGCCTGCGAACGTCCCATCCGTTCGCGGACACCCCTCCTTCCGACTATTCCACTAGTCGACTAGGCGGCTAGCTAGTCGACTAGTGGTCCGCACGGGAGCACCCTTGCTTGATCTCTCCAATCACGCCCGCCAATTGCGTGAACTGGCGGACGCCCTCGACGCGCAATCACACTCGGCCGACGACCCATTGGCACCGCATCCCGACACTCTGAAGGTCATCAATGGACGCCACACCAGCCGCGGCCAGATCAACTATGCCGTCCCCGACGCCCTCCAACTCCAGCGCCGCATCCGCCGTTACCATGCAGACCACGGTGTTCAGCACGGCGACATCGTCGCCATAGCACTCGACGTATTCCTGCGAGCTAAGGGCTACCCTCCCGACCTCACCCTGCCCAACACCGCAGGACGGTAACCCTTCAGCCGACCCTTTCTGTCGCGCGCGCGTCGTCTTCCGGCGTTCCCGTCCCCGGCAGCCCGGTGCCGGGGACGGTGAACACCACCTCGCAGGCCAGCTCCGGTTAGCCCGATCACCTGCCGGTAGTGGCGGACCCGCACAGCAGGAACGCGCCCTCGGTTGGGCGAACCCCCCGCGATGGCCGACGGGGACGATCCCGTGGTCGTCACCGGCTTCGAAGCCACCCGCGCCCGCAAGCTCACACCCGGCGAGAAGGAGGCCAACCGAGTGCTCGCCGCCGGACGCGCCCCCGTCAAACGCGACTTCGTCATCGCCGCGCTGCCCCCCTCGTTCAACTCGGCGCACTAAACACCGCCCACCCCGCAGAACATGCCGACGCCCGGTGCTCATGGCCGCTACAGTGGAGTCCCCGCGACACGCCACCCTCGGAGGGAGGCAAGGCCCTGACCAGTGTGTTAACCGCACTCCAGTGAACCGCCTCCAGAAGGTCACTTCCTGGGCGACACATTTCCGCAGCTCACACCATATGACCGTCACCCCCGTGACCCGCATCGCACCCTAAAGGCGGACTCGAACCGTGATCCTGCACAACCGATAGCATCACCGCAACCCAACGGGGGCGAAACCCAGGAAGCATTTCAGAACAATGCCCACCCGAAGGGCATAGAAACAGCTGCATTACAGCGCAGAGCCATTCCAGCGCTTCATTTCAGAGCAAGCCTGCCCGAAGGGCATAGAAACGAGTACCCCCGCAGCGACGCCAGCGCGAGGTTCGCATTTTCAGAGCAACGCCCGCCCGAAGGGCATGAAAACAGCGTCTGCACTTCTTCAGGCTCTCGAGCGATTCATTTGAGAGCAGCCCGCCCGAAGGGCATAGAAGCTGGTCAGCGGTGGGCGCCACACCAGCAGCAGCACATGCCCGAAGGCGTAGAAACGTCAGGCCCGCCGACCCCGGCTCGCCATGACGGTGGAGATCAGAACAACGCCCAAGGGGCATAGAAACAGGTAGATCGGCACGCTGAACCCGTAGGTGATGGCGGTGTTTTCGGACGACGCGAGCTCGAAGGGCATAGAAACCCCTTGGTTCCGAGGCAGTTCGGCGGAGTGCCGGTCTGTCCCGGAGGGACAGACAGTTTCCGAACAGTGCAAGCGACAAGTCCTGAAGGGCATAGAAACGTCTGTGTACTGCCCGAGCCCGGTTTGGTCGACGGATTTCAGAACAACACCCGCCCGAAGGACATAGATGCTTGGAGGCTGCGGGAGTGCTGCTGGTAAGCAGCGCGATGTCTCAATGTCGCACGCCCGAAGAGCATAGAAACTAATGGAACAGGTTGGGCGGGCTGACGAACATGCGCATGTCCGGGCGTCACCCCGTGAAAAGGCCATAGAGACATAGAGGTCTCGTGATAGCCCGTGTAATTTTGCGAGCATTTAGAATAACGCCCAAACGAAGGGCAGTGAGCAGAGCCACCCCAACACGTGGCGTCGAACGTACCGAGTCGGTGGACCGCGAAGACCCTCTAACCGATCGGCGACGCCGCGTGCAGCGCGCTACGGCTGTTCCTGGGTCGCCTCTGGGACACCCTGCTTACTTCGGTGTACAGCTACTCGACGATGAGGGCGGCTGACAGTGTCGGGTGTTTCCCTGGTCTTGCCTATCTGGCGCCGCTTCTGTCGTAATTCTCCTGAACAGTAGGTCTGTCGGCGTTCGCACTGGTATGGTCGCCAGTCAGAAATCGTGTACGGGCATTTACGGGCCTGTGGCGCCACGTGCCGGGCCAGTCGCCGGCCCGTCACGCGCACTGGCTGGTGGCGGTACGCAGGAGTCGCCTTGCGCGGGGGACGGGGGAAGACCGGTTGACTGCGCGGAGATTGGCCTGGTTGCTGCGGTTCCTGGCATCTGGGCATGGGCTGTTGACGATCGGGGCGTCTGCGGCGGCGGGTCTCGCGGTGGGGATGCTGCCCAATCTGGCGCAGGCTGTGCCCAGCGTCGGGGGCAAGTGGTGGTGGCTGGCGCTGGTTGCGATCGGCTCGGTGGTGGTGTTCGCGGTCTGTGCCACGCTGCTGTATGGCAGGGAGGGCGTGGGCATCGTCCTCCTGGTGGGTGAGGATGGATGGGACACCACACGCTTGATTGCAATGAGGAACAACGCCCTGCAGCGGCACCCCAGTTGCTTTACCGTGAACGTCTCCGAGCTGCTCGGCCCTTACGGACCGGGCAGCCCGAACAGTCAGAGTCGGCCGGATGCCGCCCCCGACCGCGTTCGCTTCGCCCACCGCGTCATGCAGGCCCGCATGCTGGAGGAGGGACAGGCCCCCGAGCAGGTATCCCTCTACGTCACCGCGCGCCATGTCGACGCCTATCGGCTCGGTGGCCTGCTACGCGACCAGCGTCACCCGAGCCTGAGCCTGATGATGTTCTCCCGTGAGCAAGGCGTGGGGATCGTCGAGGCGCTTCGCCTGCACAGCGGGCTGACCCAGCAGCCTGATGCCCGGGATCTGGAGCTGCTGCGTGACGTGCTGCTGAGGGACCCGCAGAGCGAGGGGCCAGAGTGGGTGCCGTTCGCGCTGCCTGGAGGGGTCACGGCTCGGCGGGTCGCTATCGTGCTTCCTATGGCCGGGCACAACGCCGGCATGCAGGAGGAGTCGCTGGCCGCTGCGCGCGATGGCCGCAGCGAGAGGTACCGCTTTCCCGGCCAGGCCGAGATCCCCGAGCGCTGCGCCGGAGGCCTCGTTTTCGCGACCAGGCCGGGGAACGTCCCTGACCGGCGGGAGATCTTCGAGGCACTGGTCCGGTACGTCAACCACCACTGGCAGCAGAAGCTGAGCGAGATGCGCGCGAACGGGGACTCCTCGCTGCGCGGCTGGCTGTTCACGGACGGCCCCGTGGAGGTCGTTGTCGCCCTCGGCAACGTGCTCGGACGGCAGACCGAACTCGTGTCCTGGGGGCCGCCGCCAGACGGCCCGGGCACACACGCAGGATCAGGAACGGGATCGGGAGGGGGCCGATGAGCCGGCGTAACTACAACGGCAGGCAGCCTGCGGGCGGCGGCAGCGGAGGGGCGTTCACCGCTCCTGCCGCTGCGGATGTCTTCGTCAATCCGTACACCTTCGTTCCCTTTCCTGCCTTCCCCGATCCCGCCGACCGCTCCGCTATCCGCCGTGCCCCCGCCGGCCACGAGCGGCTCGAGCGCGGCCGGTTCAGCGGCAGCGTGGGGGTCGAGCTGACGGTGTGCAGTCCGCTGCTGCTGCGGGGGATCAGGCCCGGTGAGGAGGGGACGTTCCCCCGGCGTCCGGGCAGGGGTGCGGATGGCCAGGGTGTGCCCTTCATCCCCGGCTCATCCCTCGCGGGTGCCGTGCGCTCGCTGCACGAAACCCTCGCCGGAGGCTGTTTACGAGTCTTCGACGCTGACTTCCGGCCCGGTTACCGCGACGTCGCACGCGACCGCCCGGGCTGGCGGCTTGCCCGTGTGGACGCCATCGACCGGGACGGACGCCCGACCCGGCTGAACGTCTGCGACGCGGACGTGGTGTGGGTTCCCGCCAGGGATCTGGCCCAGACGGAGGCGCTGGGCAGCGCGGAAGCCGTGGTGACCGGCGCGACGGTGCACCTGGAGTCGAGAGGCGAGCGGGTCAGCTTCGGGAAGAACAACGGTCGTGCGGTGTGGCGCCGACAGCTCACCGACCCGGCGAAGGTCAGACGCGGCGAGAGTTGGGTCGTGCTGGTCACCGACGGCAGTGCCCGTCCCGGCGAGCGCAGGAACAAGACGTACGGCTGGGTCGAGACCCGGTACTTCTGCGCGGTCGGCAAACTTGCGGCGCGCAGCAGCGAGGTGCAGACCGGGACGGGCTGGGATCAGGCGTGGCAGCGGTATCTGGATGCCGTCGACGGCACGGACGACATGCGCAGGGCCCGCCAGGAGGGCAGGGAGCACGACGAGAAGCCGGAAGTTGTACCGGTCCGTTTCCCCGTCCGGCGCACCAAACAGCTCGCGCGGGAGCCGGAAGTCGTCGGACGGCGCATCGCTGCCCGGCGGCGGCTGTTCGAGGGCCAGGTGGTGTGGATCAGGCAGGGCAAGGCGGCCGGGAAGGCGACGCAGCCGGGGCTTGGGCTGGTGGCGGTCGAGGAGATCTCGCTGTCGCAAGTCTGGCGGCACGCGGGCGGCGGGCACACCGCCGCGGAGCGCGTGCCCGGGGTGCTGCACCCGTGCCGCGACGAGCGTGAACTGTGCCCGACCTGCCGCATTTTCGGATCCGCCGACACCGGCGGATCCGACAGAGCGGCGGCCCGGCAGCGGTCCTACCGGGGGCATCTGCGGTTCTCCGATGGGCTCCCTTCAGGTGGGGACGACGTTTCCGGCAGTGTTCTGTGCGAGCCCGTTGCCGTCGCTCTTCCTCCGTTGTCGGCGCCCCGCCCGGGTGCCGGGCAGTTCTACCTGGAAACCCCCAAGGGCAAGAAGGTGCCCCAACCCATGCCGCAGGCCGACCCGTTGCGCGAGTGGGGTTCCGCCCTGGATGCCCAGAGCCGGCGGAACCTGCGCGGGCGCAAGCAGTACTGGCTGACCGGGCGTCCCGATCGCCGCCCGTATTTCCGTGCCACGGCAAACCGGCCCGAGGTCTTCCACGAGCTCTACGCCCGGGACGACGATAGCGAGAACAGGATGCTCACCCACGCCGAGGCCGTCCCGGCGCGGGCGCGTTTCCGCTACACCGTCCACTACGAGAACCTGGATCGCGCCGAACTCGGCGGCGTCCTGGCGGCCCTGGCCCCGCAGTACGCCCTGCGCCTGCCCGAAAGCGAAGGCGACTGGGAGGGCATAGGCGGGGACGATGCCATCGGTTTCGCCCTGGGCGGCGGGCGGCCTCTGGGCTTTGGCACCTGTACGTCGCGGATCACCTCCCTGCGCGTGGAGAGCGCCGTGGGCCGGTACACCGGCCGGCAAGAGGACGAGGCTGCCACGACGGTCAGGCTGCAGGCAGCGGTCGACGCGTTCGCGGACTCCGTTCCCGACCCGGTCCGCAGGACCTGGTCGGCTCTGCGGCATGCGCTGACGCTGGACCGGGCCGCTCCGCACCTGGTGTGGTACCCCCCTGCCGGGCCCCTGCCGGAGGAGGGGGCCCTGCCTGCGCAGCATCTGATGCCGAGTTTCGAGTTCTGGAAGCAAAGTCGTGGCTTTCGCGGCGAACCCAACCGCCGGGAGCCGGAAAAGGAGACCTACCACCCGCTGACGAGCCTGCCTCCCGCCACGGCCAGGCCGGCACAGCTGGGCCTGGAGACAGTGCCGGATGCCGAGCAGCGGGCACAGGGCGCGGAGCGGCTGCGCAAGGCCGATGCCCAAACCCGCACCAGCGGCAGAAACGGGAACGATGACCATAGCGGGAACGGGGGGCGAGGGCGAGCATGACCGTCACCGGCGAGGAGCACGCACGCAACGGGCAGCGGCCACCACACCCACACCGTATGGCGGCCCCAACCGCCGGCGCCTGCACCCCGCTCACCCACGTGTACATCGACATCGGCTTCGCCCGTATCCAGCGCTACCTCGCCCGTACCGCGAAGCTACGCGGCCGCCGCGCCGCCAGTGACCACCTGGCCCGCGCCACCGACAGCGCGGCCGTGGCGGCCGGGCTGCCCGGCCGGCTCGCCGGATGGGCCGAGGTGAACCCGGAGGCGGGCAGGGCGGACGGTGTCATCAGCCTGCGCCTGACCGCGCACGATCCCGGCGAGCGCGATCGGCGCATCCAGCAGGTGACCGATGCGGTCCTCGACGGGCTGCGGGAGCAGTTCCCCGGCGCGGAGCTGGAGGCGGTGTGGGGCACGGGCGAGACGTATCTCGCCGCGCGGGTGGCCGATATGGTCCCGCGTCAGGTGCACGGTGAGGCCCGCATCGACCTGCCGGCGCCCGCCGAATTCCCCCTCGCCCAGCCCTGCCGGCTGTGCCACACCGACCCTGCCGCCGTACGCCGCCCGGTACCGGGTGAACGTAAACTGCAGGCCATCTGCCCGGACTGCGCGCACCGCCTGGAGCACGACCGACAGGCCCGGGCCGGGGAACGGAAGGGCGATACGGGGGCAAGCGCCGAGTCCCGGCTGCGGGCCGCGATCGGCTGCGCCGAGGCCCCCGACACCCTTACGGAGCTGGCCCGCTTCTCCCTGCACAACAGCGAAGAGGAACCGGACGTAGACATGCCGGGCGAGCAGCCCAGGGTGGACGGGCCGGCTGGCCGGCGTGCCGGCCCCCGCGGTGCCGGGGGAGACGGGCGCGGCGAAGGCGGGCGGGAGACCAGGGGCGGGTCGGCCGACGCGGGCGGCTCCCGTGCGACCCAGCTCGCCACTGTCTACCTCGACGGCAACGCCGTCGGCGCCTTCTTCCGCGCCCTCGCTTCGGCGGCCTCCTCGGCCCCGCGGGCGGACGAGCTGAGAGGGGCCAAGGAGACGATCTCGGTCAAGCTCGCCGACGCCACCGTCCACGCCCTGGAGTGGGCGACCCTGCAAGCAATGGACGACACCGGGGGCGACGGCCCGCTGCTCGTCGTCCCGCACGTGGTGGGCGGCGATGACGTCCTGGTCACCCTGCCCGCCGACCGGGCGTGGACGTTCACGCTCACCTACCTCGACACGTTCCGCACCCTGCTCGAGGAAGCCACCACGCCGGTCCTCGGACTGCTCCCCGAGCCGCCTCCCGGGCACGAGCACCCCACAGCGCCGACCGCATCGGCCGGGATCGTCTTCGCCCACAGCACCTACCCCATGAACCTCGTGGTCGAGCTGGCCGAGGAACGCCTCGCCCGCGCCAAACGGGCCACCAGCGGCGCCGCGTGCTCGGTCGACTTCGTCGACGTCACCGCCGACGGACCGCAGGGCACCGACGATCCCGCCCTCGCCCTCACAGCCCCGGCCTCAGCACTGAACACGCCGCGGACCGTGCAGGATAAGCCGCCGATGGCCCTGGATGCGCGGGCCCGCACGGCGCTCACCGCTTTGGCCCGGGCCCCGCGCAGCCACCGCCGTGAGCTGGCCGCCGCCGTCAGAGCACACGGGCCGCTGATCGCCGCCCGGACGGTCGGCGCCCGCGTCGGGCACCAGCACCTGGCCGATGCCCTCGGCGTCTTCGTGCCCACCGGATTACCCGAGCTGTCGCCTGCTTCCGCCACCGGGGCACCGGCTCTTGCCGGTTCCGGCTTGCAGCCGCAGCCCATCACCCTGTCCCATGCCCTGCGCATCGCCCGGTGGTGGCCGACCTCATGATCATCACGCTCACCTTCCACAGTGCCTTTCGCGTCGGGACCGGAAACGCCGACGGCACCGCCCACGCCACCATCGACCGGGACACCCCCGTGCCCGCCTCCTCCCTCAAGGGCCTGATGCGGGCCAGCGCCGAACGGCTGCTGCCCTACCGTCCGGAGGTCGTCGACGCCGTGTTCGGTACCCCCAGGCGTCCGTGCCCGTGGCACTGGAGCCCGGCACGGTTCGCCCCGCCGCCGGGCCCCTGGGACCCGACGCACCCCCAGGACCAGCGCAGACCTCGAGGGGCGGGCCCAGAACCGGAAGCGGAGACGGATGCGGACCTCACCCCGCCCGTCGCTCTGCGCGCCCGGGTCAAAATTGATCCGGCGACCGGGACCGCCCTCGGCGACCACCTCGTGTTCGCCGAGGAGATGTCCGCCGCCACCGCCCGCTTCACCGTCACCCGCACTGGGCCGCTCCCCCTCGACCGCGACGGCCGACCCCTGTCCGGCCTGGCCGAGCAGGATCACCTCGCCGTGCTGGCCTGCGCAGCGGCCGGCCTGCACGAACTGGGTGCCGGACGCCGACGCGGCCTGGGCTGGGTCAGCTGCCAAACCGACCAACCCGCGCTGGACGGCACACTCCTGGCCCGCTTCGACCAGCTCGCCGCCGTGCCCGCCGACGAGGCCGACGAGCCCGTCCCACCCGTTCACCCCGCCGGCGGATCCGCCGCGACCGGCCCGGCGCCCGCGCCCACCGAGACGGGAGACGCCCGATGACCGCCCCACCGGCCCCCGCAGCGGGCAGCACCGTGACGGTGTACGACGCCACCGTCACCGCCCGCCAGCCGCTCGCCCTGGGCACCCGCCCCGCCGGCACCGCGCCCACCCGCACCCACCGGCACATCCCCGGCTCGGTCCTGCGCGGCGCACTCGCCGCCCTCTGGATCGCCGCCCACGGCACACCCGACCGCCTCCAGAACGCCGACCCCGCCCTGTACGCCCAGTTCATCGAACTGTTCGAAGGCGGCGTGCGCTACGAACCGCTGTACGCGCCGGGCTGGCAGATCGTGCCGATGTCCGTGCTGCGCTGCAAATACCCACGCAACCAGACATGCGCGAGCTGGGTCGAGGACGAGGCGTTCCCGGCCGCCGACGACGGCCTGTGCCCGCACTGCAAGGCCCCCGGAATGCGGTCCAAGGGCGTGGTGGAGCCGGTCCACACGGCCGCGTCACCGAGCGAGTCCACCCGCGACCTGGTCAGCCAGGCGGTACGGCTGCAGCTCGACGACGCCACCGGGACCGCCGAGGACGGCCTGCTGTTCACCCGGGAAGCGCTGCGGCCCCGCATGCGTGACGGCCGCGCGCGCACGTTCACCGGCCGGATCGTCGTCCCCGCCAGCCTGTCCGCCGGAGCGCTCGCCTGGCTCACCCGCCCCGCCCGCCACCGTCTCCACCTCGGCGGGCGGCGCAGCACCGGCGGCGGCGCCGACCTCCACCTCACCCCCGCCACCCCGGCCATGTCGACCGCCGCGGGCGGCGCGGGCGCAGCCCCCCGCTCCAGCACCGACGACCCCGGTGCCGGCGCCGGGAAGTGCCTTGCTCTACGGCTGACCTCGCCCGCCCTGTTGACCGACCCCTGCGGGCTGCCCATGACCGCCCCCGACACCGGCGAACTCGGTAACCTGCTCGGCGTGCCGGTCACCCTCGTACGGTCCTGGATGCGGCACGAGCACATCGGCGGCTGGCACGCCGCCGCCAACCTGCCCAAACCCGTGGAACTCGCGGCCAGCGCGGGCAGCACCTACCTCATCGAACCCGCCCGGCCCCCGGAGCCCGGCCGCGTGGCCGCCCTCGCCGACCGCGGTCTCGGGCTGCGGCGCGCCGAGGGATTCGGCTCCCTGACCGTGGCCGCCACCGCCTGGCGGCCTACCGCACCACCACGCCTGACGGCCGCCGCGCCCGCCGGGTACAGCGATGCGGACCGGGTGGAAGCCGCCGCCCAGATCCTCACGCAAACCGGCCACGGTGCATGGTTCCTCAACGAACTGCGCGCCTACATCACCGCCCGCGCCCAGGGCGCCGAACGCCACACCAGCCTCCTGGACCGCCCGCACCTGGCCGGCCTCACCCCCGGCCAGCGCCGCACCGTCGAAGCAATCCTGATGCGGCCCGACCACGAACTGCCGCTCCTCGACGCCATCCTCATACGCCTCGAAGCCCGTATCCGAAGCGGTAGGAGCGCGGGCCCGGAGGACGACGGCGCGGGTTCCACGGCCCCCACGGGAGACGACCGGTGATCATCCGACTGTATGAACTCGTCCTCACCCTCGACACCCCCGGCGCTGTCAGCGCCCCGGAGAGCCGGGGACCGGGCAGCGCCCTGGACGCCGCTCTGCCCGTGGCCCGCGACCACACCGGCCGCCCGGCCGTGCCGGCCACCTCTCTGGCCGGCTCCCTCAGCGCCCACGCCGCCGCCCACAGCGGCCCGGAGGCGGTCCTGTTCCTCTTCGGCGGCACCCGCCAGGAGACCGACCCGGACGACCCCACGCGCCCGCGCACCATCGCGGTGGCCTCACCCGTCCGTTTCCTCGGCACCCACACCCGATTGCCGGACACCGCGCCCAAGACCGTGCACCGCACCCGCAACGCCATCGACCGCCACCGCGCAGCTGTGACGCCTCATGCCCTGTTCACCCGCGAACTCCTCCCGCCCGGCGCCGAGATCACCCTGTGGCTGCGCCTCGACGCCGACCCCGTCCCCCCCGCCACCCCAGCTGCAGAACGGGTCGACGCCCACGAGCGATCCGCCCGGGCCGCAGAGGAACGGGCCT
Above is a genomic segment from Streptomyces fodineus containing:
- a CDS encoding helix-turn-helix domain-containing protein; protein product: MRLGLHRLPPAAADLVLLGDLTGRYATGSYSKLTSDGHSVALRGERQGAAEHGHRVTAAIACHVARAGGTVDDLTRLLLHPDHEGGRHARHIAVRSGQARALDYIHRVWASASVAVSSTVALESRQHAHEVLAALRDRVETTPWPGERGRTALRVLRAHLTFAEIAGGPLHHASERQTAEEAGISRTTLRAVYETVLKPGGWLRRLKVGHGREGSTWYISDGSTGHHGIPAALSRSRTTQYPPDPALEEWHTPETDTGADIDSTVIARLMGHDAFAHQGLGSSALMILGALHARPSQTTGELIRSASVSRATAYRALRRLADHGLVHHHGETWTLAPRALEGFGTAPPHAVTDPSAQLALGWDAVAQQYGTLGVAAGRRARHAAERAAYRELLDRLAEHRSKAVVIVRNGRQVLVPPPRPDEIPPAWCAPGGRVLDPATGRPAPDWRVASDGRLILLTPADQRSYDELAAAHAEALSEWETAA
- a CDS encoding helix-turn-helix domain-containing protein encodes the protein MTSSPPATPEANKAVTPETLREQYESGATVQELVAASGLSYGTVLNRLRSAGTVMRTSWQTRRMRQDPQARRRLAAQLRALYEQHGATLAELAAAASVTKRAARRLLIEAGGTPRTAQETLRIRAAKRAAERHRLAVSLRKRYQAGATVPELAADCGYSEATIYRLLHQAGTRMRPQQNHGRPLGVRRRP
- a CDS encoding ParA family protein encodes the protein MNENTRPKTLATATARAWDAFVIVVGMLKGGTGKTTSAWFIALYHAVVLNLPTLLLDADATSQSAYDWFKVAQAEGFDIPENLVVERYPFDDIAEYIQAKRAEFGAIVVDAGGGSARIFHEAVTEADRLIVPVAPTKIERRKLVATFDEAERAAARNERDVTAHVVLVKADDRTSLPRTAKDQLLHPAQGEGIGPDREEPFPLAETVIHSWVHYMEAFGEIPTELSEYAQLMKELTA
- a CDS encoding TIGR03986 family CRISPR-associated RAMP protein encodes the protein MSRRNYNGRQPAGGGSGGAFTAPAAADVFVNPYTFVPFPAFPDPADRSAIRRAPAGHERLERGRFSGSVGVELTVCSPLLLRGIRPGEEGTFPRRPGRGADGQGVPFIPGSSLAGAVRSLHETLAGGCLRVFDADFRPGYRDVARDRPGWRLARVDAIDRDGRPTRLNVCDADVVWVPARDLAQTEALGSAEAVVTGATVHLESRGERVSFGKNNGRAVWRRQLTDPAKVRRGESWVVLVTDGSARPGERRNKTYGWVETRYFCAVGKLAARSSEVQTGTGWDQAWQRYLDAVDGTDDMRRARQEGREHDEKPEVVPVRFPVRRTKQLAREPEVVGRRIAARRRLFEGQVVWIRQGKAAGKATQPGLGLVAVEEISLSQVWRHAGGGHTAAERVPGVLHPCRDERELCPTCRIFGSADTGGSDRAAARQRSYRGHLRFSDGLPSGGDDVSGSVLCEPVAVALPPLSAPRPGAGQFYLETPKGKKVPQPMPQADPLREWGSALDAQSRRNLRGRKQYWLTGRPDRRPYFRATANRPEVFHELYARDDDSENRMLTHAEAVPARARFRYTVHYENLDRAELGGVLAALAPQYALRLPESEGDWEGIGGDDAIGFALGGGRPLGFGTCTSRITSLRVESAVGRYTGRQEDEAATTVRLQAAVDAFADSVPDPVRRTWSALRHALTLDRAAPHLVWYPPAGPLPEEGALPAQHLMPSFEFWKQSRGFRGEPNRREPEKETYHPLTSLPPATARPAQLGLETVPDAEQRAQGAERLRKADAQTRTSGRNGNDDHSGNGGRGRA
- a CDS encoding Cas10/Cmr2 second palm domain-containing protein: MAAPTAGACTPLTHVYIDIGFARIQRYLARTAKLRGRRAASDHLARATDSAAVAAGLPGRLAGWAEVNPEAGRADGVISLRLTAHDPGERDRRIQQVTDAVLDGLREQFPGAELEAVWGTGETYLAARVADMVPRQVHGEARIDLPAPAEFPLAQPCRLCHTDPAAVRRPVPGERKLQAICPDCAHRLEHDRQARAGERKGDTGASAESRLRAAIGCAEAPDTLTELARFSLHNSEEEPDVDMPGEQPRVDGPAGRRAGPRGAGGDGRGEGGRETRGGSADAGGSRATQLATVYLDGNAVGAFFRALASAASSAPRADELRGAKETISVKLADATVHALEWATLQAMDDTGGDGPLLVVPHVVGGDDVLVTLPADRAWTFTLTYLDTFRTLLEEATTPVLGLLPEPPPGHEHPTAPTASAGIVFAHSTYPMNLVVELAEERLARAKRATSGAACSVDFVDVTADGPQGTDDPALALTAPASALNTPRTVQDKPPMALDARARTALTALARAPRSHRRELAAAVRAHGPLIAARTVGARVGHQHLADALGVFVPTGLPELSPASATGAPALAGSGLQPQPITLSHALRIARWWPTS